Genomic segment of Drosophila ananassae strain 14024-0371.13 chromosome 2L, ASM1763931v2, whole genome shotgun sequence:
ACGGTCCGCGACAGCAGCGCCGAAGCTCTCGGCACCCTCATGAAGCTGATGGGTGAGAAGGCAGTGGCGCCTTTGCTGACCGACATAGATCCCCTCAAAATGGGAAAGATCAAAGAGAGCCACGACAAGGCGGAGATCAAGATAAAGGTTGCCGGCCCCAAAAAGGAGGCTCGACCTGCCTCAGCTCCACCGGTCAAGGCTGCTGCTCCCGCCAAGGCAGCAGCCGGCAGTGCGGAGCCGAAGCCTGTAACTCGACCCGCCACCACAGGGGCACGCAAAGTGGTGAAGAAAGCATCTGGCGGCCCATCTGGCGGTGGTGCATCTGGCGGAGGTGCAGTCGCAGCTGCCAAAGGATCGGGCAAGGCCCTGGCAACGGAGAGAGAGCTGGCACCCGAAGAGGTCCAGGCCAAGGCCGAAGAATTTCTGCCGGCGGATATCCTCAGTGGTCTCGTGGACTCTAACTGGAAAAATCGTCTTGCATCTGTGGAACAACTCATGGGCGATATAACCAGTTACGATGCCAAGCAGGCGGGGATATCCCAAATATTGATCCGCACAATCAGCGGACGCAAGCCTGGACTCAAGGAGATGAACTTTCAGGTGAGAAGACTAAagagttttaattttaattgcgaATAAAATCCAAATCGAATGTCTTTCTGTCTCAATAGTTTCTATAGACCATTTTAGGAACAAAACCTGTTTTTCCGTCATGGCTATAATTAAGACATCCAACTTATGCGgtgatttaattatttttcaggTGCTCAAGTTTAAATTGGATGTTATACGCAGTGTGGCTGAAAACTATCCGCTGACCACAACAACTGTGGACCAGGTGATCAACGAAATAACCGAGAAACTTGCCGACGCCAAAAATGGCGCCGCAGCCTCCGATGTCCTCACCGCTTTTGCGGAAGCCACCAAACTGGAATACGTTGTGGGCAAAGTGCTGACATTTGCCTTTGAGCAGAAGTCACCCAAAGTCCAGTCGGAGGCGTTTAATTGGGTCAACAAGTCCATCACCGAGTTCGGCTTCCAGCTGCAGCCCAAAACCCTGATCGAAGACGTTCGCAAAGGTGTTCAGAGCACAAATCCTACGGTACGCGGCGCGGCCATCCAACTAGTGGGCACCATGTCCATGTACATGGGCAATGCCCTGATGATGTTCTTCGACAGCGAGAAGCCGGCTCTAAAGTCCCAGATTCAGGCCGAGTTCGACAAGAATCTGGGCGAGAAACCGCCGAAGCCGGTGCGTGGCGTTCAGAAGGCtagtggaggaggaggtgccAGCAACTCCGCGGAGAATGAGGAAGAGGAGGGCGGTGCCGTCGAAGAGGAACCCATCAACATGGCGGATCTCTTGCCGCGCGTCGATATTGCTCCACAGATCACGGAGACCCTGCTGAAGGAAATGTCCGACAAGGACTGGAAGGCTCGCAATGAAGGGCTGACGAAGCTGCAGGCGATCATCTCCGAGGCGCGCCTGATCAAGCCCAGTATCGGGGACTTGGCCCCAGCGTTGGCGCATCGCCTAGTTGACTCCAATGCAAAGATCGCGCAGACGGCGCTCTCCATTTGCGAGCAGCTGGCCACAGCCATGGGCGCCGGCTGCCGAAGCTATGTGCGCACTCTTTTCCCGGGATTCCTGCACGCCTTGGGAGACAACAAGAGCTTCGTGCGGGCCGCCGCCCTGAACTGCATCAATTGCTTTGGGGAGAAGGGCGGCTACAAGGAGTTCTTCGAAGCGGAGATGATTGCCGATGCCCTCAAGGGTGGATCTCCAGCTCTGAAGTCTGAGCTGTGGGCCTGGCTGGCGGATAAGCTGCCTGGTCTGCCGCCAAAGTCAGTGTCCAAGGAGGATCTGCATGCCATGGTGCCGCATCTGTATGCCCACATCTGCGATCGGAATGCGGACGTGCGCAAAAACGCAAACGAGGCTGTTCTGGGCATCATGATCCACCTGGGCTACGAAGCCCTGGTACGAGCTCTGGATAAGCAGAAGCCGGCATCGAAGAAGGACATTTCGGCGGCCCTGGATAAGGCGCGACCCAATCTTCCAGTGAAACCCCTACCCAAGGGCAAGCAGCAGGCACCCATTCCCGAAGAGCCCAAGGCTAAGACGGTACGCGGTGGAGGTGGCGCTGCCAACAGCGGCGCAGCTGGAGGTATTCAAAAGAGTGCATCGGCGCGATCGGCCGGAGGACAGGACAAACAGCCGGCACCGACGCGCAAGAAGGACGAGGACGTCGACACCTCGCCACTACTGGCGATAAACAATGCAAAGAACCAGCGTCTGCTGGATGAGCAGAAGATGCGGGTGCTCAAGTGGACTTTCACGACGCCGCGCGAAGAGTTCACCGAGCTGCTGCGCGAGCAAATGATGGCCGCGAATGTCAACAAGGCTTTATTGGCCAACATGTTCCACGACGATTTTCGGTAAGATTTGGCTTTAAATCCCTATTGGACATCTTTATAATAATTCCTTTTCTTTCGTCCAGCTATCACTTAAAAGTCATTGAGCAGTTGAGCGATGATCTGGCTGAGAACAGCAAGGCCTTGGTATGCAATCTGGACCTGATACTGAAATGGCTCACTCTGCGTTTCTACGATACGAACCCTTCTGTGCTGATTAAGGGTCTCGACTATCTGGTGCAGGTCTTCCAGATGCTCATCGACATTGAGTACATCCTGGCCGAAAACGAGGGCAGCTGCTTTGTGCCCCACCTTCTGCTGAAGGTGAGCTTATTGGGAGGATGTGAGAATCCagaataaagtatatattctcCTTTTAGATTGGAGACCCCAAGGATGCCGTTAGGAATGGAGTGCGAAGGGTTTTGCGTCAAGTTATCCTGGTCTTCCCCTTCGCAAAGGTCTTTGGCTACGTAATGGAGGGCCTCAAGTCGAAGAACGCTCGCCAACGTACCGAGTGTCTGGACGAGCTGACCTTCCTGATCGAATCGTACGGCATGAACATATGCCCTCCGGCAGCGGTGCGAGAGATTGCTCGCCAGATCTCCGATCGGGACAACTCTGTGCGCAGTGCCGCTCTCAACTGCGTCGTCCAGATATTCTTCCTTGCCGGCGAGAAGACCTACAAGATGATTGGCCAGCTGAATGAAAAGGATCTGTCTATGCTGGACGAACGCATTAAGCGGGCCAAGAAGACAAAGAAACCGGCGCCTCCACCCGTCGTTGAGGGGCCCAGCGGGACTAGACCTTCGGTCGTTCCCCAGCAGGACAGCATTGAGATCGAGGATGCAGTGGTGGGCAACGGATGCGATGAGCTGCCTCCGCCGGACGATGAGGGGTAAGTGTACGGGGTGGGACTGGTCAGATTCTAAAGCACTATCTTAAGACCTAGCTACAGCCTCCTAACCCAACCACTCAGCTTGGTGAGTGCCCTGATCAGCCGAGGGTTGGAAACTACTGCCGGCTTTATGAGTCAGGCCCTGTCGCACCAAGGCAGGTCCCAGGCGGGTTCAAGACCATCAAAAATACCCATTGGACTGATCCAAAAGAGCTGGAATGAGAAGCATGTGTGACACATGcgtcttttatatatattttgttacaTGTACTATATAGAAGTTCTGAATACAACTTCAGATAACCCATAAGGTGCTAGAcatgccatttttttttaattttgaaagtttttttattgggttattgaatttaatttcaaacaaTAATCAGTAACagtatagagttaaaaaaatatagataatGTTTTAAAAAGAATTCCTTCCTAGACACTTCCATGGGGAGAGGTGTTTAATAGTATATGTGTGTTCCTGAAAGTGGTTTCCAACCTCGGATATATCCCAGTAGCCTTACTTTTGTTTACCCTGTTGATTTCTGTtgattttggttttatttctTACCCACTCTCAGTTTGCAGCGGGCGTTGAATGCGCGTGGGCAGAGCAACCTGGCGGAGCGGAGTGCCACCAGCGTGGTATCATACTTGAACTCCCTGACTCGGCAGGCGTAATGTGGCTTTCATTTTTTACTTTGTGTTGTTTTGAgttcgtttttgttttgtgtgctGCTTGCTGGcgtgtgtttttgtttgtcgCAGTCGCCTATGCCCTTCCTGTCGGCCCTGTTGGGGCTATGCTTTGCATGTTACTGGCACAGTTGTGTTTAACTAGTTGGGCTTAACTAACACAATCGTTCTTTTTTCTCCCCAATAACCAAACACATTCGCAGGACATTTGATCAGGCGCCGTCGTCGCAGCTGCTCCTCTTACAACAGCAACTGGCTCAATTACAGCAGCAGGCCCAGCTGCAGAAGCCCAGCGGTCCCTTCGGACTGGACCCGCAGGTGATAAATGAGATTGAAAAGGATTGGGTCCGTGTGGACCAAATGGAACTGAAGTCGGTGACGAATGTGGACATCTCTGCGCTTGACGAGTCAATCAAGATACGGGCCGTTGCAGGCGGAGTGCAGTATCCTCAGGAGAAGTTCGATCGCTTGATTTCGCGCCAGCATTACCTTCAACAGACCCTGACCACATCCCCATCCTCGGCTGGTGGCGGGGCTAGTGGTATCTCGCCCTACCGCAGTCCCATGCGCCTGCAACTTCAGCAACAGCCCCAGCAAATGGACAATAACATGCCGAAGTAAGTATTCTTACTCCTTTTCTCTAGCAGTCTCTGAAATAGTTTCTTTTCTTCCACAGTTTGGCCGATGTGCTGCCCAAGCATGATCCTCAGCTGGTGAAGGTCATCAAGTCGGTCAGCAGCACAGACACCTTGAAGGCACGTGCGGCCATTAATGAGCTGGCCGCCATAATCGAATCTCCCGAGAAGCAGGCCGTGCTCCGAGACTACGAAGAAATATTCATACAGAATGTGCTGGCACAGCTAAAGGTGAGTACTTCTTTTCGAGCCTTTTCATTTCACTAATAGAATGGATTGCCCTTCCAGAATCTCTCTCAGATGCCTTCGGCCCAGTCCGTGGTGGTTTACCAGCCACTATTGTCCATATTATACACCTTTTTCCATGCCAACATTCTGGGCAAGACGCTGAGCGTTGCCTGCATTAAAAATCTCATGTCATCGCTGCTGAATCTAATGGCTGATCCGAAACTGGCCGTGGGGGATGACAGCCAGTACAACAAGGTGATCAACGGCATTTGCCTTAAAGTGCTGGACAAAGTAGACTTTACGAATTTAAACTGGTTAGTTATAAAAGACTAAAAATTGCTAGGTGACTCTAATCAAGGTCTTTTTCGAACAGTGCTCTTATCCGATTGCTGCGCGAGACTTGTCCAGAAGCGAAGCTGCCAAAGTTCACAGATCTTCTAATGAAGTGCATCTGGCGGAATGTGAAAATGCTGCCGGAGCGCAGCAATGAGCTGAACTACGATGCTGTCATATTGGAAGTCCACGAGTTCATGCTGGCCCTACCCAGCACCTGGTGGCAGAACCGTCCGTCGGACACCCCGATGCGCACCATCAAGACCATTCTGCACAACATGGCTAAAGTGAAGGGAAATGCCATCCTCCAGCATCTCAACCAGATACCCACACATTCGGAGCTGCACACGTATCTGATACGCATCCTTAAGGTTTGTAGTGATCGTAACTTCTTTATGATCTTTACTTTAGTTATACCATGTGTTTTATACAGAATTTCCAAAAGGATGGATCTGTAACTGCTTCTGGAGCATCACCACAAAGAGCCAAGGAGATCGCCTCTAAGCGTATTTCGCACCAGACTCACGACACAGTATCTCAGATCTTCAAGCTAATCTCTGACCGAGATACAAAGCAGCAAGGTCTGCAAAAGCTTTACGACTTCAAGGTTTGTCTTGTCTGGGTGTTCTTATGGATATGGATTATAGAATAAAGTAAATTTTTGCAGAAACAAAACCCCGAAATTGACCTTAGCACCTTCCTGCAAGGTTCAAGTGCCACTTTCCACAAGTACATCGAGGAGGGGCTGGCCGAAATCGAACGTAGTCACCATACCGACACCGGCACACAGGCGCCGGATAATCGTACAGGTAAGAGCGCCTCATAGATCATTTAACACCGCGAATGCATCTACTAACCCCACGCACACCAACTTACATTTATACGCGACCCACTGCAGCAGCTACCCGTTCTTATCTCACAGATGCCAACCACCAGAACACCGCCCACGATGCCGACTTCTGGATGGATCGTCTGCAGTATCATCTGAGTGGAGGCGGTGTGGGCGGCAAGCTGTCCTCCGGCCGCTCCGCAGATGATGGCTCCCATATGCTGGACAACAAGGTGGCCGACGAGAATCTGTGCCTGAACTCAATTAACTCTCAGAAGGCGTCCCTCATCAAGCGCGATGTGAGTTGATCTATCAGCATTACTAAGTGGATATCTAAAATGTCATTGATTTTCAGAAGCGGGACATGTCGCCGAACCGGTTGCAGCACCTCCAGGCCAAGTTGGCCCAGATCAAGAAGGAGAATCACGTCTAATTAGTTGGGCTAAGGCTTCCGGAGGCTGGAAATCCTAAGCTATACATATAAGATaccgaaacagaaacaggCAATGACGCCCAAACATAAAGCGAGCAAGGCCTCGTTTACTACATgatcatttattatttaacatAGTTGTATGCTTTTCAAGTCGGcacatctatatatatatatttacgtaAATAATGTTTAGTAACAAGAGCAGCAGCGAGTGTCGAAAGCAGATTAACAACAGTAACAATAATTAACAGATCACACTATAACTACTATGCCTACTCCAAACTATATATTGTACTTGTTCTAATATAACAATTGATCGGTCTAATGTATTAGCACTGAGTTGTGTTCTGTATGCGATTCAATTTGAATTGACTCGATTGGCCGAGCTGAGATTGAGATTTAGATCCTGATTTACCCTGTAATTGTGACTGTGACTGTGACTGTAACTGCGACCGGGTTCCATTTTAGATCGCTTGTTAGTTTAAATTATCAGTTATCAGTGAATTATCAGCAGCAGAGTGTTAATGGTTTGTGTTTTGCATCGCTCTCTGCACCGCTAGGATCGGTTCTTGTTATGTCTGGTTATGTTTTCCACACTCAACACGCCTCAAATTGTTTCAAGCCAAGCGTGGGGCTCAGTGCGCGCTAAAAACTCTAATTTATACTCGTATTAGCTAACAGTAGTTTTTACCAAATAGCAGTTACcctttaacttttttttagttCAGTAAGACCCGTTCAGTTTTATCTTCACACATCCCTCCCAAACACACCACACCCACTCACACATCCTCACAAATATACACTGATTTTTAAGCAGCTGGCACGCAGGACACGCTGGATAACAAACACATAGGACACGCGAGCGTATTTTTGTAACATCCTCATGAACTATATGCGAAAATAAatgttatatttataattcagCCATCCTTGCCTTTCTTTTTAATCGGCCACTGGCACCACATCCTCCGTGATTTCAGTGAGCAGCTCGTCATCCTCTCCGTCCTCGCCGCCCTTGGAGGTCTTGGAGTAGCGCGATGAGATGGTGGCCACACGAATGGCTGCCTTGAAGCCGACGCGAGCCTTCATCTTGGCCAGTTTGGCCTTCCAGTTCTCGTCTCGCGACGGCAAGTCGTTGAGGTACTCGATCATCTCCTCCTTTTTGGGATCCACTATGGCCAGCACCGACATGCATCCGTCCACAGTTCCCAGGACAATTGCCCGCCCGTCCTTGCTGCTCTTGATCGCCGTCAGTTCGGCCTGCAGCCTGTAGTTGGCTATCATCTCGGTGTCACCGGTGCGGAAGACTCGAATGGTCTTCCGTCCGCTATGATAATAGGCCACATACTCGTCGTTTTCCGTAAAGATGCAGATCACCGAGAACACGCCTTCCGCCACCTTGGGAATGAAGGTCTTCACAGTGGTTCCCTTCCGCAGTTCCAGCATCTCCAGACCGCCCCGCGTCGGAGCATACAGACCGCACTTTCCATCCCGAGTGATGCTGCCGCCCCACTTAGGAACGGAGCGCACGTGCTTCTTGGTTTTGATGTCCATAACGCTGCCCTTCTCGCTGCTAATCACCGCCACCTGGTTGGCCTTGTGCGGCATAGGGACAAGAGAGATCACCTCCTTAATGGAGCATCCCTTCAGCAGGATCTTGGACACGAAAGCTCCGTTCGCGGCGCTGTACACGCCCAGGCAGTCCTTGTTGGACTTGTCCACTGTCACCACCACAATGTATGCGTTGTCTGCCGTAATCACAGATTGCCGGAAGGGCATGCCCGTGATCATCCGGATGGGAAAGTCAAATCGGAAGAGGATTTGGCCCTCTGTAAGGAATAAAtatgaatttaattaaaggTTACAGGATCTCTTTGAAGAAACTACTTCACCTGGCACAGATCTCATCGTTGTAATGGCTGTAAGTCGATTGGCTTCATCTCCTGCTCCTCCGGCAGCTGCCGCCAGGATATCCCGCTGATTGATGTTCGGAACGGAAACGGTGAGCACCTTATATCCGTAGTCCATGAGCGTTATCTGCTGGATTCCGGGCTGGTCGTCTCTGTAGACCACCTGTTCGGAGACACGATTCCAGATGAGGAACTTTCCGGTCTCCGAGGATATGATGTAACGTCCGTCCGGTGTGATTTCTGCGTGGGTGACAATGGCGCCCAAAGGACTGTCGGCCAGCTTGGCCAGCAGACGGCCGGAACGTGTCTCCCAGACTCCCACACAGCTTCTAGTGACTGTGACCGCCATGTCCACCTCCGAGAGACTGATATCATCGATCTGCAGCTCATGCCGGTCGATGACGTGCACCTTTTCGAAGATATTGTTTATGTTCCACACCTTCACCGATCGATcgatggaggaggtgaccaggTTGTTCCAGTTTCCAATCGTCAACGGCTCCAGCTGGATGATGCGGCCAAAGTGGGCGTCCAGCACCTTGGCCAGCTGCCCGGAGCTGAGGCACCACACGTACAGATTTTTGCGCACTCCGGCCACGGCGTAATCCAATCGGGAGCTGACCATGATGGAGTTGGACTGCATAATGCGGGTGGTAATGTTGCGCACTCCGTGGGGCAGCGGCAGATACAATGCAATGTCCGTAAGACGCGACTCCACCTCCGAATCCTTTTTGCGACCACCGAAGTCCCAGATAACGAAACCCTTCCCAGCCGTTCCCAGCAGCATACGGTCGTGCTGGTCCAGCCGCAGTTGCAGGAGCATCTCCTTGTCGTCGTTCTCGAATCGCGGCAGGTTCTCCACCAAACTCCAGCGAATCTCGCCGGTTTCCGCATCTTCGATGAAGTCGAAGACCGATACCTCAAAGTTCTCCTCGTTGGCACAGCCATATGCTCGGGTCCGTCCCTTGTTCATCACCATGGCGCTAAAGAATTTCTGAGAATTGGAGTAGTTGCTACCACGACACGAGTCCAGTCTCAGGCGCATTTCATTGATGGATCCCGACCAGAATACGACATTGTAGTCCGTTGGGGTGAAGAATTCCATATCTAAATGTAAGGAATAATTTCAAGGATTATTAAGAACAGATTACTTCCTAAATATGTAGGATTACTTACTCAGAATCTCCCAATCGTTGTTATCGCCAGGCACCTCAAAGGTGTCCACCAGGTTCCCACGCATATCGAACTGAGCCCATCGTAGTTTGCAAGTGATAAATAGGCTTTTGAAAAGATATAATATGAGTTATACGTTAGGATGATACTTCAGGGCAAACCCACTTTTGATTGAGAAGATAGAGTCCGCTGACTGGTCCATGGGACTCCTCGAAAGGACTGTTGATCACCACAAACTCGCTGGAGAGCATGTTGAGGAGCACTGTCTGGTTGTTGTTGGAGTAGGCGGCGGCCCACTTGTTGTCCGGGCTCAGGACGAGCTGTTGCATGATGCCTTCGATGCCAGGATTCACATCCCGAGTCAGATCCGAGGTGGACAAGTCGAAGGTGATGAAGTGCGTGGAAATGGAGACCATGTAGCGCATGTCGCTGGTGAGGCAAAAGGCGAAGACTGCAAATTGGTGACCCTCCAAGGAGTACTAGAAATAAAATGgattttttaaacttaatcATAATGCATTTTTTGAAGTCCTACCTTCAAAGGACCTCCTGGTGTATGAAGGCAATGATTAACCGGAATGAGGGCACAATCCTTGGGACCACAGCGATCGCAAGCCCGCAGCAACATCTTTATATTCGGATTACCCCCGATCTCGGGCAGCAAGCGACCAATGAGCTGGGGTGCCAACATATTTGGGTAAATGGCCAGGATAGCGCCACCCAAGCGCAGGGCATCCGCTACCAGCATTAGTTCTCTTTTGGCCTCCTTGTCATCCGTATTGGTAGAGGCATCCTCGAAGTCGGCTAggactgcctgcaaaggacaGCTGGACAGCTTGGCGTGAAGCCAGTCGTAGTTGAAGAGGACATGCTCGAAGAGATCCTTGAACCGGCGAGAGCGGACAAAATGGAAAGGAAGCTCACCAAACTAAGGGGAAAAATATGATTAGTAGACGGTTTCAGAACCAAAATATCGGAGAACCCACCTTCCGTAGATTATATCTTTTGGAGAGGCCATCCTTGCTAGTAAATACCAGCGGTTGGATGGGCACTTTACGATCAGCGGAGCCCTCCTTGTCCGCCAAGCCGAAGCGATGCCGCTGAATCTCCGTAAACTTGAAGGGCTTGGGCACTCCACCACCCCAAATGCCAAGATAATAATCTGCAATCATGGAGTGGAAGTAAATGGCCATGTTCATGTTCTTGAAGTAGCGCTCCTTGGCGGTGTCCCGAAACTGGCGATGGTACCAGTTCATCACGTTCACCCCGTCCGCCTCGCGTTCACTCAGATAGTTGGGCAGATCATTGCGGATACGGGTCCAGAGCAGGGGAGGAATACGCCGCACCGGAGGCATGTGGTACTGATAGACGTCGTCCAGCACCTTGTCATCCAATGAAATGAGATCCTCCAGCTCGCTCTCGGATAGCCCAGACTTAGAAGCAGTGATATAGGCCAGAGCATGGAAGACCAGGATGCGGCCGTGCTGCTTCTCCACCCGCTCGAACAGCAGCATAATGGAGTCCATGACCGTGTTGGCCAGGTGCGTCTCCTGGGGACGCGTGTAGCTACGCCAGCGGCAGATCTCGGCAAAGACGAGCTTCACGAATATGGGCAGGGAGCACTTGCTGATGGCATTCGCCACAAGACGCCACTGGTAGTTGTTCAGATCCCGGCACGCCGTCTTCATCCACATCTTGATCACGTTCATCGCCAGCTCCTCGCCCAAGGCCGTCACCTCAATGAAGTTCTCCTCCACGTCGATCATCTTGCACAGGACATGGTACTCGTGGGAGACCGTTGGATTCGCCGGCTCATTGGCGCACGAGATGATGATCTGGAAGCAGTCAATAACGCATCTGGTATACTAGATCTCGGACTTGGTTGTTGAGAAAGTTGGACTTAAAACCATGCGAGGATCGCCTCATGCAGAACGGCCTCCTTAAGGTGTCGTTTTGGGTGAGGTGTTTGCATTACACTTTCTTAGTGGCTGTTTGCGAGTGATTTTGCTTAGCACGCACAGGTCAAGCAATTGGAAGAACTTACACAGTTTCCCATTCGGGATTTGGGGCATGCAGGTGGTATGTACAGGGAATAGGGATTTCATGCGGGCTACCTAAGTACATTATAGGTCCTAAAGATATATCATACAGGTCCTATAAGATCTCACAAATACTATGTATTAAGTATATCATATAGGATCTAGGATATATCATACAGagatacaaaatatttctGCCTCTCTGCCCGGATTATGAAGCCTATCTATCTATAGTTTAATTAATCAATTCCATAAACTTTCTTATGAAAAGAAgactttatattttatgagtcctgaaaaactttaaaaccaATATCTATAGTTTAGACTTAAAAAGAATATACTATTGTATAAGTCTACTAATTCGACAATtgtataacattttttaactgaatgaataataaaatctaaCCTTATAACTAAATCTGAAATCCGAAgctctttttaaaaatattgaagacCGAAAAGAGCAAATAGATCTTTGTGCTGAGGAGGTATATTAAGTGGATAGCGAAAATATCATGCAAATAGTTTTTACAGTGAGAGACCATGCATTAGAGaaagtatattttaaaatatttaagaatatcaTGCAGTTGTTATTTACAAATACTTGTTTTGGATGACAAGTCAAATTTGCGTTAGTAGCGGACTGTAACTGGAGTCCAAAACCTGACCGTAGAACTTAAGATCACGGCGCTCACCTTGCAGTGCGGCGGCAGGCGTGTGGGTATCCAGGATACCTTGTTCGAGTCTTGGGTGCCCGTCAGCTGGTCGACTGAGTCGAGGTACAGGGTCAGTGGCTGGGTGGGGCTGGCGTAAGTTAGTAATTGCTTAAAGTGTGCTGTTAAGGGGACAAGATCATCGGGTATGTTCTCGAAGGGTAGCATGTAGTTGTAAGATATCTACAggatattgtatttttttttttcgttttgtcGGGGAGTATATGAGTGAGAGTGGTAgagtttggaagaaaatttagtTGGATTAGTTTGGAGTTAGCTCAAGCTCAAGGGGCTTGGTTAtggttttggatttggattcACTTCACCTGCTGGCAAATGGAAATCAGGGTGGCCGTCAAGGCACTGGAGTCCGGCGTGGTGCCCAGGAAACGGATGACATTGATGGGCCGGGCGTGGACGAACCACTCGGTGGCCACGAGGGAAGCGCTCTTGGAGAGGAGCGAGGTCTTGCCGCAGCCTCCGTCGCCGAAAAGGACAAGTGGCTTATCTGAATCCCCCAGCATATAGCGCTTGATACGTTCGCAACTTTCTTCGCGTCCGTAGAATATCTTCACCGAATTGTTGCAAGCATGCAAATGCTGAAGGATCTCAGTTACTATCTGCCCCTG
This window contains:
- the LOC6494783 gene encoding protein mini spindles isoform X2 produces the protein MTEDTEYKKLPVEERCVHKLWKARVDGFEEAAKIFRELDDEKSPEWSKFAGLIKKMVVDSNAMAQEKGLEAALIFVENSGLAGRTVGDVMNGIVQKCIAAPRTKTKELSVQVTLMYVEIEKQEAVVEELVKGMEAKNPKIVSACVAASTQALREFGNKVISVKPLIKKLAPLMSDRDKAVRDEGKQLAVEIYRWIGAPMKQQINTLPQVTLKELEDEFDKLKGERVEPSRYLKSQQEKQAKMAEVAAENEDAYNEEDGEAGAEEIDPMDLMDPVDILSKLPKDFYDKLEEKKWTLRKESLEALEKILTDNPKLENGEYGTLVSTLKKIITKDSNVVLVAMAGKCLALLAKGLAKRFSNYASACVPSLLEKFKEKKPNVVTALREAIDAIYLSTSLEAQQESIVESLANKNPSVKSETAMFLARALTRTQPTAINKKLLKLLTTSLVKTLNEPDPTVRDSSAEALGTLMKLMGEKAVAPLLTDIDPLKMGKIKESHDKAEIKIKVAGPKKEARPASAPPVKAAAPAKAAAGSAEPKPVTRPATTGARKVVKKASGGPSGGGASGGGAVAAAKGSGKALATERELAPEEVQAKAEEFLPADILSGLVDSNWKNRLASVEQLMGDITSYDAKQAGISQILIRTISGRKPGLKEMNFQVLKFKLDVIRSVAENYPLTTTTVDQVINEITEKLADAKNGAAASDVLTAFAEATKLEYVVGKVLTFAFEQKSPKVQSEAFNWVNKSITEFGFQLQPKTLIEDVRKGVQSTNPTVRGAAIQLVGTMSMYMGNALMMFFDSEKPALKSQIQAEFDKNLGEKPPKPVRGVQKASGGGGASNSAENEEEEGGAVEEEPINMADLLPRVDIAPQITETLLKEMSDKDWKARNEGLTKLQAIISEARLIKPSIGDLAPALAHRLVDSNAKIAQTALSICEQLATAMGAGCRSYVRTLFPGFLHALGDNKSFVRAAALNCINCFGEKGGYKEFFEAEMIADALKGGSPALKSELWAWLADKLPGLPPKSVSKEDLHAMVPHLYAHICDRNADVRKNANEAVLGIMIHLGYEALVRALDKQKPASKKDISAALDKARPNLPVKPLPKGKQQAPIPEEPKAKTVRGGGGAANSGAAGGIQKSASARSAGGQDKQPAPTRKKDEDVDTSPLLAINNAKNQRLLDEQKMRVLKWTFTTPREEFTELLREQMMAANVNKALLANMFHDDFRYHLKVIEQLSDDLAENSKALVCNLDLILKWLTLRFYDTNPSVLIKGLDYLVQVFQMLIDIEYILAENEGSCFVPHLLLKIGDPKDAVRNGVRRVLRQVILVFPFAKVFGYVMEGLKSKNARQRTECLDELTFLIESYGMNICPPAAVREIARQISDRDNSVRSAALNCVVQIFFLAGEKTYKMIGQLNEKDLSMLDERIKRAKKTKKPAPPPVVEGPSGTRPSVVPQQDSIEIEDAVVGNGCDELPPPDDEGLQRALNARGQSNLAERSATSVVSYLNSLTRQATFDQAPSSQLLLLQQQLAQLQQQAQLQKPSGPFGLDPQVINEIEKDWVRVDQMELKSVTNVDISALDESIKIRAVAGGVQYPQEKFDRLISRQHYLQQTLTTSPSSAGGGASGISPYRSPMRLQLQQQPQQMDNNMPNLADVLPKHDPQLVKVIKSVSSTDTLKARAAINELAAIIESPEKQAVLRDYEEIFIQNVLAQLKNLSQMPSAQSVVVYQPLLSILYTFFHANILGKTLSVACIKNLMSSLLNLMADPKLAVGDDSQYNKVINGICLKVLDKVDFTNLNCALIRLLRETCPEAKLPKFTDLLMKCIWRNVKMLPERSNELNYDAVILEVHEFMLALPSTWWQNRPSDTPMRTIKTILHNMAKVKGNAILQHLNQIPTHSELHTYLIRILKNFQKDGSVTASGASPQRAKEIASKRISHQTHDTVSQIFKLISDRDTKQQGLQKLYDFKKQNPEIDLSTFLQGSSATFHKYIEEGLAEIERSHHTDTGTQAPDNRTATRSYLTDANHQNTAHDADFWMDRLQYHLSGGGVGGKLSSGRSADDGSHMLDNKVADENLCLNSINSQKASLIKRDKRDMSPNRLQHLQAKLAQIKKENHV